From Polaromonas hydrogenivorans, one genomic window encodes:
- a CDS encoding hydantoinase B/oxoprolinase family protein, producing the protein MQTPSNKPPVDPITLQVISGALYTIAEEMGHVLYRMSFSSIIRESQDIGAGLFDLDFNTMTESEGSPLHIGSIPGYLRGISKCLQGGSWNEGDVVIHNHPYYGASHSPDLCIVVPIFWRGKLVAYAANTAHHVDIGAATPGLIIDVPDVFAEGMLFAGIKLYEKGQRNEGLWQFISHNSRTAKQTKDDIDAQIASAQLGARRFQELLDSYGSETIFGASEQLMSYTESLMRARIREIPDGEYFAEGFLDDDGRNRDKRLPIKVCVRVTGDSVEVDLTGSADQVATAFNVPFEGSTKPACYCAFRAMLTDSALMDVKMPPNEGSFRPIKVTAPLGSIFNPIYPAAAEARFTQCNRMIDLIIRALSPVLPQRTTAGNSATLSFAAYSGLQKDGDYWVFLEVNEGAYGGRPCSDGPDSIDNLMANTRNNPIEDLGMHLPMICDRYELRDDVMPGAGQFRGGIGVVKTQRMLTDGFVTHESERHHDIPWGAFGGTEGAVGKVEIFDARGHVEPTYAKFSNLAVAAGGGMSYYAPCGGGYGDPLDRPAEKVAEDVLDEFCTPERARETYGVVLDADLQVDDPATRTLRAAMREQHKQSAALSSS; encoded by the coding sequence ATGCAAACCCCATCCAACAAACCGCCCGTCGATCCCATCACGCTGCAAGTGATCAGCGGTGCGCTCTACACCATCGCAGAGGAAATGGGCCATGTGCTGTACCGCATGTCTTTTTCTTCCATCATCCGCGAGTCGCAAGACATCGGTGCCGGGCTCTTCGATCTCGACTTCAACACCATGACCGAGTCCGAGGGTTCGCCGCTGCATATCGGCTCCATTCCGGGCTACCTGCGCGGCATCTCCAAGTGCCTGCAAGGAGGTAGCTGGAACGAGGGCGACGTGGTCATCCACAACCATCCCTACTATGGCGCCAGCCACAGCCCCGACCTGTGCATTGTGGTGCCTATCTTCTGGCGCGGAAAGCTGGTGGCCTACGCTGCCAACACGGCCCACCACGTGGACATAGGCGCGGCAACGCCGGGCCTGATCATCGACGTGCCGGACGTGTTTGCCGAAGGCATGCTGTTTGCCGGTATCAAGCTCTATGAAAAAGGCCAGCGCAACGAAGGGCTCTGGCAGTTCATCTCGCACAACAGCCGCACCGCCAAGCAGACCAAGGACGACATCGATGCGCAGATCGCATCCGCCCAGCTTGGTGCGCGGCGCTTTCAGGAACTACTGGACAGTTATGGTAGCGAGACAATTTTCGGCGCATCAGAGCAGTTGATGTCCTATACCGAGTCGCTGATGCGCGCCAGGATCCGCGAGATTCCGGATGGTGAATATTTTGCTGAAGGCTTTCTCGACGACGACGGCCGTAACCGCGACAAGCGCCTGCCCATCAAGGTCTGCGTGCGCGTGACCGGCGACAGCGTGGAAGTGGACCTGACCGGATCGGCCGACCAGGTAGCCACTGCCTTCAACGTGCCGTTTGAGGGCTCGACTAAGCCAGCCTGCTACTGCGCCTTTCGCGCCATGCTGACCGACTCCGCACTGATGGATGTGAAGATGCCGCCCAACGAGGGCTCATTCAGGCCGATCAAGGTCACAGCGCCCTTGGGTTCCATCTTCAACCCGATCTATCCGGCTGCGGCCGAAGCACGATTTACCCAGTGCAACCGCATGATCGACCTGATCATTCGCGCCCTGTCACCGGTGCTGCCGCAGCGCACCACCGCCGGCAATTCCGCGACCTTGTCTTTTGCTGCTTATTCTGGTCTGCAGAAAGACGGCGACTACTGGGTGTTTCTGGAGGTCAACGAAGGCGCTTATGGCGGTCGCCCCTGCTCGGATGGGCCGGACTCGATTGACAACTTGATGGCCAACACCCGCAATAACCCGATTGAAGATCTAGGCATGCACCTGCCCATGATCTGCGACCGCTACGAGTTGCGTGACGATGTCATGCCCGGCGCCGGCCAGTTCCGGGGCGGCATTGGTGTGGTCAAAACTCAGCGCATGTTGACCGATGGCTTTGTCACGCACGAGTCCGAACGCCATCACGACATTCCTTGGGGCGCGTTCGGCGGCACTGAAGGGGCAGTCGGCAAAGTGGAGATATTCGATGCACGGGGCCATGTTGAACCGACCTACGCCAAGTTTTCCAACCTGGCGGTCGCTGCGGGAGGCGGCATGAGCTACTACGCACCTTGCGGCGGTGGTTACGGTGACCCACTGGACCGGCCGGCAGAAAAGGTGGCCGAGGACGTGCTGGACGAGTTTTGCACCCCTGAGCGGGCGCGCGAAACCTATGGCGTCGTCCTCGACGCCGACTTGCAGGTCGATGACCCGGCAACCCGGACGCTGCGCGCCGCCATGCGCGAACAGCACAAGCAAAGCGCTGCACTGTCGAGCAGCTGA